A DNA window from Ornithodoros turicata isolate Travis chromosome 10, ASM3712646v1, whole genome shotgun sequence contains the following coding sequences:
- the LOC135369840 gene encoding uncharacterized protein LOC135369840, translated as MTSQDLLLNLVFRSVLTAVSTVIAAEPVAKDSITDIVPQEFSQGSIKVTYGIIIITNRTILNEKQVQTEPSVAFNSFIDERYSLIMLDVESHYTHWLKVNMRGGDATNGDDVQKYHSPAPDAQRTYLLVVFRQNKELDVDLVAATLKKSYKRVNITAFPRKYSLGNALGSTYFTVIKSTTTEVTLPTLITLPNGKVNLSLLLPNLMLDNIVPTFLPETPQGTVEVEYPGGRDVRMGTLFAALDLGKAPIVRFTSTPGQYYTLILSDIDAKFWRHWLVINIANGNVTEGDVITPYVGPVTDTRHRYLFLLYRQREVLNVIHVSDAISKMDIWTDFRTLSSMFNLGAPVAVNYFAALCKQDFKTRKTESTTSVTRGDAPGNTSSITQPLKSASSSRLPSVSRQLLTSIICLVFVREGPRL; from the coding sequence ATGACCAGTCAAGACCTGCTCCTGAATCTGGTCTTTCGCAGCGTACTAACCGCCGTTTCAACCGTCATTGCTGCGGAACCAGTTGCGAAAGACAGCATCACAGATATCGTACCACAAGAGTTCTCACAAGGCTCGATCAAAGTGACTTACGGTATAATCATCATCACCAACCGAACCATACTCAACGAGAAGCAAGTACAAACCGAGCCCAGCGTCGCATTTAACTCCTTCATCGATGAGCGCTACAGTTTAATCATGCTGGACGTCGAATCGCACTACACCCACTGGCTGAAAGTTAATATGAGAGGTGGCGATGCCACTAATGGGGATGATGTTCAAAAGTATCACTCCCCTGCACCAGACGCGCAAAGGACGTACCTGCTCGTCGTATTCCGGCAGAACAAGGAACTAGACGTCGACCTGGTAGCTGCAACACTGAAGAAGTCTTACAAACGGGTCAACATAACGGCGTTCCCACGGAAGTACAGCCTCGGAAATGCATTAGGGAGCACGTACTTTACAGTGATAAAGAGCACGACTACAGAAGTGACGCTTCCTACGTTAATAACGCTTCCCAACGGCAAAGTGAATCTAAGCCTGTTGCTCCCGAACCTCATGTTGGACAACATCGTCCCGACATTTCTGCCAGAAACTCCGCAAGGCACCGTCGAAGTAGAGTATCCTGGAGGTAGAGACGTAAGGATGGGGACGTTGTTCGCAGCGTTGGACCTGGGGAAGGCACCCATTGTACGGTTCACGTCAACGCCTGGGCAGTATTACACTCTGATATTGTCCGATATTGATGCAAAGTTTTGGAGGCACTGGTTGGTGATCAATATTGCGAACGGGAACGTGACGGAAGGTGATGTAATCACCCCGTACGTGGGTCCTGTCACCGATACGCGCCACCGATACCTTTTCCTGCTTTATCGGCAGAGAGAAGTCCTGAACGTCATCCACGTATCGGATGCCATATCGAAAATGGACATCTGGACAGACTTCAGAACGTTATCTTCGATGTTTAACCTTGGGGCGCCTGTGGCGGTCAACTATTTTGCGGCCTTGTGcaagcaagattttaagacccGAAAGACTGAGAGCACCACCAGTGTCACGCGTGGTGATGCTCCAGGAAATACGTCGTCTATTACTCAGCCGCTAAAATCTGCATCGTCATCTCGTTTACCTAGCGTATCACGTCAGCTACTGACGAGTATCATCTGCCTCGTCTTCGTACGTGAAGGTCCTCGACTGTGA